A portion of the Manihot esculenta cultivar AM560-2 chromosome 2, M.esculenta_v8, whole genome shotgun sequence genome contains these proteins:
- the LOC110608693 gene encoding uncharacterized protein LOC110608693 produces the protein MEALLDVFLGRKFKISRFKTLAKLAISRVAIFRNQRQVRFSHAKSDVVELLKLGHQERALLRVEHVIKEQNMIDAFAMIEDYCYLLIDRVILLKKDKECPDELKEAISSLIFASSRCGEFPELQEIRAIFVSRFGREFAACSVELRNNCGVNPKIIQKLSARRPSLEIRLKVLKDTASENGIVLNLVEDAPVVVEEKLDVNQKQQESYISAKLEDTEPEDETHVLPEEVNPDEMLSESLKAGKKYRDVAAAALEAFQSAAYAAAAARAAVELSRSESQDTDQDYQGTKYELEDTKNSNNPLMFQKIHPTDNTSSESEGEYHPKELGSGKNKPGVIDRTPSTSSSDSDRNIPSLKHQDLDSDTMASFPTDDIQNIGQYNADREEYSSDEDGNKSTYRSTKCVLLKTQSDSTEGKSKLKGTHREILAERLNSQHAGLSMRTRREYRGAEK, from the exons ATGGAGGCCCTTTTAGATGTTTTTCTTGGGAGGAAGTTCAAGATCTCCCGATTCAAGACTCTAGCAAAACTAGCAATCTCCAGGGTTGCCATCTTCAGGAACCAAAGACAAGTCCGATTCTCCCATGCAAAGTCTGATGTTGTTGAGCTCCTGAAACTTGGTCATCAAGAACGAGCTCTTCTTCGG GTTGAGCATGTGATCAAGGAGCAAAATATGATTGATGCATTTGCAATGATAGAGGATTATTGCTACCTTCTCATAGATAGGGTGATTCTCCTCAAGAAGGATAA GGAATGTCCCGATGAGCTCAAGGAGGCGATTTCAAGCTTGATCTTTGCCTCTTCCAGATGTGGGGAATTTCCCGAGCTGCAAGAAATTCGTGCAATATTTGTATCAAGATTCGGGAGAGAATTTGCTGCTTGTTCTGTTGAGTTGCGTAACAACTGTGGTGTGAATCCTAAG ATTATACAAAAGCTTTCGGCACGACGGCCAAGCTTGGAAATTAGATTGAAAGTCCTGAAGGACACTGCTTCTGAGAATGGCATCGTCCTGAATTTGGTGGAAGATGCTCCTGTTGTTGTTGAG GAGAAATTAGATGTCAACCAAAAGCAGCAAGAGTCTTATATTTCAGCAAAACTAGAAGATACTGAGCCTGAAGATGAAACCCACGTTTTGCCTGAGGAGGTGAACCCTGATGAGATGTTATCTGAATCATTGAAAGCAGGAAAGAAGTACAGAGATGTAGCTGCTGCTGCTCTAGAGGCCTTCCAGTCAGCAGCTTATGCAGCAGCAGCTGCAAGAGCTGCTGTTGAACTCTCAAGATCCGAGTCTCAGGACACTGATCAAGATTATCAGGGAACCAAATATGAGTTAGAGGACACAAAAAACTCGAATAATCCATTGATGTTTCAAAAAATCCATCCAACTGATAACACCAGCTCCGAATCAGAAGGTGAATATCATCCCAAAGAATTGGGAAGCGGCAAAAATAAGCCTGGGGTAATAGACAGGACGCCATCCACTTCAAGTTCAGATTCTGACAGGAACATTCCATCACTAAAGCACCAGGATTTGGATTCTGATACAATGGCTAGTTTTCCCACAGATGACATCCAAAATATTGGACAGTACAATGCAGATAGAGAGGAATATAGCTCAGATGAGGATGGGAACAAGTCTACATACAGATCCACAAAGTGTGTCCTTCTGAAAACTCAATCTGATTCCACGGAAggaaaatcaaaattgaaaGGCACACATAGGGAAATTTTGGCAGAGCGATTAAATTCACAGCACGCAGGATTATCTATGAGAACTAGGAGAGAGTACAGGGGGGCTGAAAAGTAA
- the LOC110608637 gene encoding uncharacterized protein LOC110608637 isoform X2, translating to MIENYFHLLMERVVILEKNKKCPEELKEAISSLIFAASRCGELPELQKIRKLFASRFGKEFATCAVELRNNCGVNPKIVKKLATRQPSLDSKLKALNEINPANEINLQAEGSASTVTEEKLEKQPEYIESGESSADPQLHDDMRDFPVKQQQDENFSETAKVREKYKDTEAAAEAAFQFASQAAAAARAAVKLSKTQDGNSDESQNSSNHERYPFHFDESLLISELRVDGKAATKEKNQKKEVELERGVVRNDDEAKKKQINETVALKHYSGEKSILRTKSDTDGDLSNENKDEFTCKPPNDNLLIQADSTKGKSELEGAQQKDSVEEMATRVSKAGRRPFSMRTRRVDRN from the exons ATGATAGAAAATTACTTCCACCTCCTGATGGAAAGGGTGGTGATTCTTGAAAAAAATAA AAAATGTCCTGAGGAACTCAAGGAAGCGATTTCAAGCCTGATATTTGCAGCATCGAGATGTGGAGAACTGCCAGAGCTGCAAAAAATTCGTAAGTTGTTTGCATCAAGATTTGGGAAGGAATTTGCTACTTGTGCTGTTGAATTACGCAACAACTGTGGAGTGAATCCTAAG ATTGTAAAGAAACTGGCTACCCGGCAACCAAGTCTAGATAGCAAATTGAAAGCGCTGAATGAAATTAATCCGGCAAATGAAATCAACCTGCAGGCAGAGGGAAGTGCATCTACAGTCACTGAA GAGAAGCTGGAAAAACAGCCTGAATATATTGAATCAGGAGAATCATCAGCTGATCCTCAACTCCATGATGATATGCGAGATTTTCCTGTGAAGCAACAGCAGGATGAGAACTTCTCTGAAACGGCAAAAGTAAGAGAGAAGTACAAAGACACTGAAGCTGCAGCCGAAGCAGCTTTTCAATTTGCATCTCAAGCAGCAGCTGCTGCTAGAGCCGCTGTGAAGCTGTCAAAGACTCAGGATGGAAATTCTGATGAATCCCAAAACAGTTCCAATCATGAAAGGTATCCTTTCCATTTTGATGAATCTCTCTTGATCTCTGAACTTCGTGTTGATGGGAAAGCAGCTACAAAGGAGAAGAACCAAAAGAAGGAAGTAGAATTGGAGAGAGGCGTTGTCAGGAATGATGATGAAGCTAAAAAGAAACAGATCAATGAAACAGTAGCGTTAAAACATTACTCCGGTGAGAAGTCTATCCTGAGAACAAAATCTGACACCGATGGAGATTTATCCAACGAGAATAAAGATGAATTTACCTGCAAACCTCCAAACGACAACCTGCTTATACAAGCTGATTCTACGAAAGGAAAATCAGAATTGGAAGGTGCACAGCAAAAAGATTCTGTAGAGGAAATGGCTACAAGAGTTTCAAAGGCAGGGAGGAGGCCATTTTCCATGAGGACCAGAAGAGTGGATAGGAATTAA
- the LOC110608637 gene encoding uncharacterized protein LOC110608637 isoform X1, translating into MGKKLKAFLGKTFKTSKFRILTKIAISRIAYLEKQHKVRYSQARADVLELLNIGQRERALLRAEHVIREQNVLDAYAMIENYFHLLMERVVILEKNKKCPEELKEAISSLIFAASRCGELPELQKIRKLFASRFGKEFATCAVELRNNCGVNPKIVKKLATRQPSLDSKLKALNEINPANEINLQAEGSASTVTEEKLEKQPEYIESGESSADPQLHDDMRDFPVKQQQDENFSETAKVREKYKDTEAAAEAAFQFASQAAAAARAAVKLSKTQDGNSDESQNSSNHERYPFHFDESLLISELRVDGKAATKEKNQKKEVELERGVVRNDDEAKKKQINETVALKHYSGEKSILRTKSDTDGDLSNENKDEFTCKPPNDNLLIQADSTKGKSELEGAQQKDSVEEMATRVSKAGRRPFSMRTRRVDRN; encoded by the exons ATGGGAAAGAAACTAAAAGCTTTTCTGGGAAAAACATTCAAGACCTCCAAATTTAGAATCCTCACCAAAATTGCTATCTCAAGGATTGCTTACCTTGAGAAACAGCACAAAGTCAGGTATTCTCAAGCTCGTGCTGACGTTCTTGAGCTGCTCAATATCGGTCAGCGAGAACGAGCTCTTCTTCGT GCTGAACATGTGATTAGGGAGCAGAACGTGTTGGATGCTTATGCTATGATAGAAAATTACTTCCACCTCCTGATGGAAAGGGTGGTGATTCTTGAAAAAAATAA AAAATGTCCTGAGGAACTCAAGGAAGCGATTTCAAGCCTGATATTTGCAGCATCGAGATGTGGAGAACTGCCAGAGCTGCAAAAAATTCGTAAGTTGTTTGCATCAAGATTTGGGAAGGAATTTGCTACTTGTGCTGTTGAATTACGCAACAACTGTGGAGTGAATCCTAAG ATTGTAAAGAAACTGGCTACCCGGCAACCAAGTCTAGATAGCAAATTGAAAGCGCTGAATGAAATTAATCCGGCAAATGAAATCAACCTGCAGGCAGAGGGAAGTGCATCTACAGTCACTGAA GAGAAGCTGGAAAAACAGCCTGAATATATTGAATCAGGAGAATCATCAGCTGATCCTCAACTCCATGATGATATGCGAGATTTTCCTGTGAAGCAACAGCAGGATGAGAACTTCTCTGAAACGGCAAAAGTAAGAGAGAAGTACAAAGACACTGAAGCTGCAGCCGAAGCAGCTTTTCAATTTGCATCTCAAGCAGCAGCTGCTGCTAGAGCCGCTGTGAAGCTGTCAAAGACTCAGGATGGAAATTCTGATGAATCCCAAAACAGTTCCAATCATGAAAGGTATCCTTTCCATTTTGATGAATCTCTCTTGATCTCTGAACTTCGTGTTGATGGGAAAGCAGCTACAAAGGAGAAGAACCAAAAGAAGGAAGTAGAATTGGAGAGAGGCGTTGTCAGGAATGATGATGAAGCTAAAAAGAAACAGATCAATGAAACAGTAGCGTTAAAACATTACTCCGGTGAGAAGTCTATCCTGAGAACAAAATCTGACACCGATGGAGATTTATCCAACGAGAATAAAGATGAATTTACCTGCAAACCTCCAAACGACAACCTGCTTATACAAGCTGATTCTACGAAAGGAAAATCAGAATTGGAAGGTGCACAGCAAAAAGATTCTGTAGAGGAAATGGCTACAAGAGTTTCAAAGGCAGGGAGGAGGCCATTTTCCATGAGGACCAGAAGAGTGGATAGGAATTAA
- the LOC110609203 gene encoding ubiquitin receptor RAD23d isoform X2, with protein MKVFVKTLKGTNFEIEVKPEDTLFACGFDVLLFGSSLVADVKKNIETVQGADIYPAAQQMLIHQGKVLKDGTTLEENKVAEDSFIVIMLSKSKVPSSGASTASAAPPSQAQSASSLPSSATQPSTTQAPASTTQAPAQAPASTTQAPAPTVAPPQPATESTPAVVNSTSSESDVYGQAASNLVAGSNLETTIQQILDMGGGSWDRETVVRALRAAFNNPERAVEYLYSGIPEQAEVQPVARVPASGQAANPPAHAEQPAAPTSGAPNANPLDLFPQGLPSMGSNASAGTLDFLRNSQQFQALRAMVQANPQILQPMIQELGKQNPHLMRLIQEHQADFLRLINEPVEGEGNPLSQLASAMPQAVTVTPEEREAIERLEAMGFDRALVLEVFFACNKNEELAANYLLDHIHEFEE; from the exons ATGAAGGTTTTTGTTAAGACTTTGAAGGGTACTAACTTCGAGATCGAAGTAAAACCTGAAGACACG TTGTTTGCTTGTGGATTTGATGTTCTCCTTTTTGGAAGTTCACTA GTAGCCGATGTCAAGAAAAACATAGAGACAGTACAGGGCGCAGACATTTACCCTGCGGCACAACAGATGCTTATTCATCAGGGGAAAGTTCTTAAAGATGGCACAACACTGGAAGAAAATAAAGTTGCTGAAGATAGTTTTATTGTCATAATGTTAAGCAAG AGCAAGGTTCCATCAAGTGGAGCATCAACCGCATCAGCTGCACCTCCAAGCCAA GCCCAATCTGCAAGTTCTTTACCTTCTAGTGCAACACAACCATCAACTACTCAAGCTCCTGCATCAACTACTCAAGCTCCTGCTCAAGCTCCTGCATCAACTACTCAAGCTCCTGCTCCAACTGTGGCACC ACCACAACCTGCCACTGAATCTACACCTGCTGTTGTTAATTCTACTTC TTCAGAATCAGATGTATATGGACAAGCGGCATCAAATCTTGTTGCAGGAAGTAATTTAGAGACCACCATTCAACAGATACTTGACATGGGTGGAGGCAGCTGGGACCGTGAAACTGTTGTACGGGCTCTACGTGCTGCATTTAACAATCCTGAAAGGGCTGTTGAATATCTTTATTCT GGCATTCCTGAGCAAGCTGAAGTTCAACCAGTTGCCCGAGTTCCAGCTAGTGGGCAGGCTGCAAATCCACCAGCCCATGCTGAACAACCAGCAGCACCTACCAGTGGTGCGCCTAATGCAAATCCTCTAGATCTATTTCCACAG GGCCTTCCTAGTATGGGTTCCAATGCTAGTGCAGGCACCTTGGATTTTTTGCGCAACAGTCAACAG TTCCAAGCATTGCGGGCTATGGTGCAAGCAAATCCCCAAATCCTGCAG CCTATGATTCAGGAGCTTGGGAAGCAAAATCCACATCTTATGCGGCTCATTCAAGAGCATCAGGCTGACTTCTTGCGCTTGATAAATGAACCTGTTGAAGGAGAAGG GAACCCACTTAGCCAGTTGGCCTCTGCAATGCCACAGGCTGTAACCGTTACTCCTGAGGAGCGTGAGGCAATCGAGCGT CTTGAAGCAATGGGCTTTGATCGAGCCCTAGTGTTGGAGGTATTCTTTGCTTGCAACAAGAATGAAGAACTGGCAGCTAACTATCTATTAGATCATATTCATGAGTTTGAGGAATGA
- the LOC110609203 gene encoding ubiquitin receptor RAD23d isoform X1, producing the protein MKVFVKTLKGTNFEIEVKPEDTLFACGFDVLLFGSSLVADVKKNIETVQGADIYPAAQQMLIHQGKVLKDGTTLEENKVAEDSFIVIMLSKSKVPSSGASTASAAPPSQAQSASSLPSSATQPSTTQAPASTTQAPAQAPASTTQAPAPTVAPPQPATESTPAVVNSTSSSESDVYGQAASNLVAGSNLETTIQQILDMGGGSWDRETVVRALRAAFNNPERAVEYLYSGIPEQAEVQPVARVPASGQAANPPAHAEQPAAPTSGAPNANPLDLFPQGLPSMGSNASAGTLDFLRNSQQFQALRAMVQANPQILQPMIQELGKQNPHLMRLIQEHQADFLRLINEPVEGEGNPLSQLASAMPQAVTVTPEEREAIERLEAMGFDRALVLEVFFACNKNEELAANYLLDHIHEFEE; encoded by the exons ATGAAGGTTTTTGTTAAGACTTTGAAGGGTACTAACTTCGAGATCGAAGTAAAACCTGAAGACACG TTGTTTGCTTGTGGATTTGATGTTCTCCTTTTTGGAAGTTCACTA GTAGCCGATGTCAAGAAAAACATAGAGACAGTACAGGGCGCAGACATTTACCCTGCGGCACAACAGATGCTTATTCATCAGGGGAAAGTTCTTAAAGATGGCACAACACTGGAAGAAAATAAAGTTGCTGAAGATAGTTTTATTGTCATAATGTTAAGCAAG AGCAAGGTTCCATCAAGTGGAGCATCAACCGCATCAGCTGCACCTCCAAGCCAA GCCCAATCTGCAAGTTCTTTACCTTCTAGTGCAACACAACCATCAACTACTCAAGCTCCTGCATCAACTACTCAAGCTCCTGCTCAAGCTCCTGCATCAACTACTCAAGCTCCTGCTCCAACTGTGGCACC ACCACAACCTGCCACTGAATCTACACCTGCTGTTGTTAATTCTACTTC CAGTTCAGAATCAGATGTATATGGACAAGCGGCATCAAATCTTGTTGCAGGAAGTAATTTAGAGACCACCATTCAACAGATACTTGACATGGGTGGAGGCAGCTGGGACCGTGAAACTGTTGTACGGGCTCTACGTGCTGCATTTAACAATCCTGAAAGGGCTGTTGAATATCTTTATTCT GGCATTCCTGAGCAAGCTGAAGTTCAACCAGTTGCCCGAGTTCCAGCTAGTGGGCAGGCTGCAAATCCACCAGCCCATGCTGAACAACCAGCAGCACCTACCAGTGGTGCGCCTAATGCAAATCCTCTAGATCTATTTCCACAG GGCCTTCCTAGTATGGGTTCCAATGCTAGTGCAGGCACCTTGGATTTTTTGCGCAACAGTCAACAG TTCCAAGCATTGCGGGCTATGGTGCAAGCAAATCCCCAAATCCTGCAG CCTATGATTCAGGAGCTTGGGAAGCAAAATCCACATCTTATGCGGCTCATTCAAGAGCATCAGGCTGACTTCTTGCGCTTGATAAATGAACCTGTTGAAGGAGAAGG GAACCCACTTAGCCAGTTGGCCTCTGCAATGCCACAGGCTGTAACCGTTACTCCTGAGGAGCGTGAGGCAATCGAGCGT CTTGAAGCAATGGGCTTTGATCGAGCCCTAGTGTTGGAGGTATTCTTTGCTTGCAACAAGAATGAAGAACTGGCAGCTAACTATCTATTAGATCATATTCATGAGTTTGAGGAATGA
- the LOC110609203 gene encoding ubiquitin receptor RAD23d isoform X3, which produces MKVFVKTLKGTNFEIEVKPEDTVADVKKNIETVQGADIYPAAQQMLIHQGKVLKDGTTLEENKVAEDSFIVIMLSKSKVPSSGASTASAAPPSQAQSASSLPSSATQPSTTQAPASTTQAPAQAPASTTQAPAPTVAPPQPATESTPAVVNSTSSSESDVYGQAASNLVAGSNLETTIQQILDMGGGSWDRETVVRALRAAFNNPERAVEYLYSGIPEQAEVQPVARVPASGQAANPPAHAEQPAAPTSGAPNANPLDLFPQGLPSMGSNASAGTLDFLRNSQQFQALRAMVQANPQILQPMIQELGKQNPHLMRLIQEHQADFLRLINEPVEGEGNPLSQLASAMPQAVTVTPEEREAIERLEAMGFDRALVLEVFFACNKNEELAANYLLDHIHEFEE; this is translated from the exons ATGAAGGTTTTTGTTAAGACTTTGAAGGGTACTAACTTCGAGATCGAAGTAAAACCTGAAGACACG GTAGCCGATGTCAAGAAAAACATAGAGACAGTACAGGGCGCAGACATTTACCCTGCGGCACAACAGATGCTTATTCATCAGGGGAAAGTTCTTAAAGATGGCACAACACTGGAAGAAAATAAAGTTGCTGAAGATAGTTTTATTGTCATAATGTTAAGCAAG AGCAAGGTTCCATCAAGTGGAGCATCAACCGCATCAGCTGCACCTCCAAGCCAA GCCCAATCTGCAAGTTCTTTACCTTCTAGTGCAACACAACCATCAACTACTCAAGCTCCTGCATCAACTACTCAAGCTCCTGCTCAAGCTCCTGCATCAACTACTCAAGCTCCTGCTCCAACTGTGGCACC ACCACAACCTGCCACTGAATCTACACCTGCTGTTGTTAATTCTACTTC CAGTTCAGAATCAGATGTATATGGACAAGCGGCATCAAATCTTGTTGCAGGAAGTAATTTAGAGACCACCATTCAACAGATACTTGACATGGGTGGAGGCAGCTGGGACCGTGAAACTGTTGTACGGGCTCTACGTGCTGCATTTAACAATCCTGAAAGGGCTGTTGAATATCTTTATTCT GGCATTCCTGAGCAAGCTGAAGTTCAACCAGTTGCCCGAGTTCCAGCTAGTGGGCAGGCTGCAAATCCACCAGCCCATGCTGAACAACCAGCAGCACCTACCAGTGGTGCGCCTAATGCAAATCCTCTAGATCTATTTCCACAG GGCCTTCCTAGTATGGGTTCCAATGCTAGTGCAGGCACCTTGGATTTTTTGCGCAACAGTCAACAG TTCCAAGCATTGCGGGCTATGGTGCAAGCAAATCCCCAAATCCTGCAG CCTATGATTCAGGAGCTTGGGAAGCAAAATCCACATCTTATGCGGCTCATTCAAGAGCATCAGGCTGACTTCTTGCGCTTGATAAATGAACCTGTTGAAGGAGAAGG GAACCCACTTAGCCAGTTGGCCTCTGCAATGCCACAGGCTGTAACCGTTACTCCTGAGGAGCGTGAGGCAATCGAGCGT CTTGAAGCAATGGGCTTTGATCGAGCCCTAGTGTTGGAGGTATTCTTTGCTTGCAACAAGAATGAAGAACTGGCAGCTAACTATCTATTAGATCATATTCATGAGTTTGAGGAATGA
- the LOC110609203 gene encoding ubiquitin receptor RAD23d isoform X4, translated as MKVFVKTLKGTNFEIEVKPEDTVADVKKNIETVQGADIYPAAQQMLIHQGKVLKDGTTLEENKVAEDSFIVIMLSKSKVPSSGASTASAAPPSQAQSASSLPSSATQPSTTQAPASTTQAPAQAPASTTQAPAPTVAPPQPATESTPAVVNSTSSESDVYGQAASNLVAGSNLETTIQQILDMGGGSWDRETVVRALRAAFNNPERAVEYLYSGIPEQAEVQPVARVPASGQAANPPAHAEQPAAPTSGAPNANPLDLFPQGLPSMGSNASAGTLDFLRNSQQFQALRAMVQANPQILQPMIQELGKQNPHLMRLIQEHQADFLRLINEPVEGEGNPLSQLASAMPQAVTVTPEEREAIERLEAMGFDRALVLEVFFACNKNEELAANYLLDHIHEFEE; from the exons ATGAAGGTTTTTGTTAAGACTTTGAAGGGTACTAACTTCGAGATCGAAGTAAAACCTGAAGACACG GTAGCCGATGTCAAGAAAAACATAGAGACAGTACAGGGCGCAGACATTTACCCTGCGGCACAACAGATGCTTATTCATCAGGGGAAAGTTCTTAAAGATGGCACAACACTGGAAGAAAATAAAGTTGCTGAAGATAGTTTTATTGTCATAATGTTAAGCAAG AGCAAGGTTCCATCAAGTGGAGCATCAACCGCATCAGCTGCACCTCCAAGCCAA GCCCAATCTGCAAGTTCTTTACCTTCTAGTGCAACACAACCATCAACTACTCAAGCTCCTGCATCAACTACTCAAGCTCCTGCTCAAGCTCCTGCATCAACTACTCAAGCTCCTGCTCCAACTGTGGCACC ACCACAACCTGCCACTGAATCTACACCTGCTGTTGTTAATTCTACTTC TTCAGAATCAGATGTATATGGACAAGCGGCATCAAATCTTGTTGCAGGAAGTAATTTAGAGACCACCATTCAACAGATACTTGACATGGGTGGAGGCAGCTGGGACCGTGAAACTGTTGTACGGGCTCTACGTGCTGCATTTAACAATCCTGAAAGGGCTGTTGAATATCTTTATTCT GGCATTCCTGAGCAAGCTGAAGTTCAACCAGTTGCCCGAGTTCCAGCTAGTGGGCAGGCTGCAAATCCACCAGCCCATGCTGAACAACCAGCAGCACCTACCAGTGGTGCGCCTAATGCAAATCCTCTAGATCTATTTCCACAG GGCCTTCCTAGTATGGGTTCCAATGCTAGTGCAGGCACCTTGGATTTTTTGCGCAACAGTCAACAG TTCCAAGCATTGCGGGCTATGGTGCAAGCAAATCCCCAAATCCTGCAG CCTATGATTCAGGAGCTTGGGAAGCAAAATCCACATCTTATGCGGCTCATTCAAGAGCATCAGGCTGACTTCTTGCGCTTGATAAATGAACCTGTTGAAGGAGAAGG GAACCCACTTAGCCAGTTGGCCTCTGCAATGCCACAGGCTGTAACCGTTACTCCTGAGGAGCGTGAGGCAATCGAGCGT CTTGAAGCAATGGGCTTTGATCGAGCCCTAGTGTTGGAGGTATTCTTTGCTTGCAACAAGAATGAAGAACTGGCAGCTAACTATCTATTAGATCATATTCATGAGTTTGAGGAATGA